A part of Desulfotomaculum nigrificans DSM 574 genomic DNA contains:
- the hemB gene encoding porphobilinogen synthase — MPIFPHIRHRRLRLNENVRRLVRENHLSVDDLIYPVFVTFGQGIRREVPSMPGVYNLSIDMLLAELKQVEELGIPGILVFGIPEEKDEVGSGAYATDGIVQQAVRAVKQAYPNMLVITDVCLCEYTSHGHCGLIKDNTVDNDLTLELIAKTALSHVEAGADMVAPSDMMDGRVAAIREKLDAAGYTHIPIMAYSAKYASAYYGPFREAADSAPQFGDRKTYQMDPANGDEAIRETRQDIEEGADIVMVKPALAFMDIIRRVKDEFNYPVCAYNVSGEYAMIKAASRLGWIDEQSIVLETLTGFKRAGADMIITYHAIEVARWLKGGR, encoded by the coding sequence ATGCCTATTTTTCCCCATATTCGTCACAGACGTTTAAGACTTAATGAAAATGTCCGGCGGCTGGTACGGGAAAATCACCTTTCCGTGGATGATTTAATTTATCCTGTTTTTGTCACCTTTGGTCAAGGTATACGCCGGGAGGTACCCAGTATGCCCGGCGTATACAATCTTTCCATTGACATGCTGTTGGCAGAATTAAAACAGGTGGAGGAACTGGGGATACCCGGCATTTTGGTATTTGGCATTCCGGAGGAAAAGGATGAGGTGGGTTCCGGGGCCTATGCAACTGACGGTATTGTTCAGCAGGCAGTCCGGGCGGTTAAGCAAGCCTACCCCAATATGCTGGTGATTACTGATGTTTGCCTGTGTGAATATACCAGCCACGGCCACTGTGGCTTGATTAAGGATAATACCGTTGATAATGACCTCACTTTGGAGTTAATTGCCAAAACAGCTTTGTCCCATGTTGAGGCTGGTGCTGATATGGTGGCTCCATCAGACATGATGGACGGGCGGGTGGCGGCCATCAGGGAGAAACTTGATGCAGCCGGCTATACTCATATACCCATTATGGCCTATTCAGCTAAATACGCTTCCGCCTACTATGGTCCTTTCCGGGAGGCCGCTGATTCCGCACCCCAATTCGGTGATCGCAAGACCTATCAAATGGACCCGGCTAACGGGGATGAAGCTATTCGGGAAACCAGGCAAGACATTGAGGAAGGTGCCGACATTGTGATGGTCAAGCCTGCCCTGGCTTTTATGGATATTATTCGCCGGGTAAAAGATGAATTTAATTACCCGGTGTGTGCTTATAATGTCAGTGGCGAGTATGCCATGATTAAGGCTGCGTCTCGATTGGGCTGGATTGATGAGCAAAGCATCGTGCTGGAAACCTTAACCGGTTTTAAACGGGCCGGGGCGGATATGATTATTACTTATCATGCTATCGAGGTGGCCCGCTGGCTTAAAGGGGGCAGGTAA
- the nirJ2 gene encoding putative heme d1 biosynthesis radical SAM protein NirJ2, with product MLVSWNTTNACNLYCAHCYRDAGVKAEEELNTEEGKRLIDQIAEAGFKIMIFSGGEPLMRPDIFELVAYAKSKGLRPVFGTNGTLITPEVAKRLKDCGAAGMGISLDSVDPVKHDKFRAQEGCWQAAVEGMRNCRQAGLPFQIHTTVVDWNYDEVEALTDLAVREGAVAHHVFFLVPTGRAVNIEQESLRAEQYEKLLHRIMAKQKQVDIELKPTCAPQFMRIAKQLGVNTRFQRGCLAGTAYCIISPKGDVQPCAYLNIPLGNVREKSFVDIWRNHPVLQELRTMDYKGGCGTCGYRKVCGGCRARAHFYHGDYMAEEPWCLYHGRKGY from the coding sequence ATGCTGGTATCCTGGAATACCACCAATGCCTGTAATTTATACTGTGCCCACTGCTACCGGGATGCCGGGGTAAAGGCGGAAGAAGAGCTTAATACCGAAGAAGGTAAAAGGCTGATCGATCAAATTGCCGAAGCAGGCTTTAAGATTATGATCTTTAGCGGTGGCGAACCCTTAATGCGGCCGGATATTTTTGAACTGGTGGCCTATGCCAAATCTAAAGGTTTGCGTCCTGTCTTTGGTACCAACGGCACCTTGATTACTCCTGAGGTGGCAAAACGTCTTAAGGATTGCGGTGCTGCCGGTATGGGCATCAGCTTGGATAGTGTGGACCCGGTTAAACACGATAAGTTCCGAGCCCAGGAGGGCTGCTGGCAGGCAGCGGTTGAGGGTATGCGTAACTGCCGCCAGGCCGGATTACCTTTTCAAATTCATACCACCGTAGTGGATTGGAATTATGATGAAGTGGAAGCATTAACTGACCTGGCAGTAAGGGAAGGGGCCGTGGCCCACCATGTGTTCTTTTTAGTACCCACCGGCCGGGCGGTGAATATAGAACAAGAGTCACTGCGGGCCGAGCAGTACGAGAAGTTACTGCATAGAATTATGGCCAAGCAGAAGCAGGTGGACATTGAATTAAAACCCACCTGTGCACCCCAGTTTATGAGAATCGCCAAGCAACTGGGGGTTAACACCCGCTTTCAGCGGGGTTGCCTGGCCGGTACAGCCTATTGTATTATCAGTCCCAAGGGTGATGTTCAGCCCTGTGCCTACTTAAATATTCCCCTGGGCAATGTGCGGGAAAAATCCTTTGTGGACATTTGGCGTAACCACCCGGTACTGCAGGAACTACGTACCATGGACTATAAAGGGGGATGCGGCACCTGTGGTTACCGTAAGGTCTGCGGCGGCTGCCGGGCCAGAGCACACTTTTATCACGGGGATTACATGGCCGAGGAGCCATGGTGTTTATACCACGGGCGAAAGGGGTATTAA
- a CDS encoding AsnC family transcriptional regulator has translation MELDHIDRRLLNLVQSEFPICLEPYRVLAERLGISEQEVLDRLEHLMKQDIIRRLGGVFDSRKLGYKGTLCAIKVPPDRIEEVAAVVNSYIGITHNYLRDHEYNMWFTVLAQSPAKVEQILAEIKQATGIEDIINLPSKRFFKVLVNFDVEDNRD, from the coding sequence ATGGAGTTAGATCATATCGACAGGCGGCTGCTTAATTTAGTCCAAAGCGAATTTCCCATTTGTTTGGAGCCCTACCGGGTGCTGGCTGAAAGGTTAGGCATCTCAGAACAAGAAGTACTGGACCGTTTAGAACATTTAATGAAGCAGGATATTATTCGCCGGTTGGGTGGGGTTTTTGACTCCAGAAAATTAGGATACAAGGGAACCCTTTGTGCCATTAAAGTTCCCCCAGACCGTATTGAAGAGGTAGCTGCGGTGGTCAACAGTTATATTGGTATTACCCATAATTACCTGCGGGACCATGAGTATAATATGTGGTTTACCGTTTTAGCCCAATCCCCGGCCAAGGTGGAACAAATCCTGGCGGAGATCAAGCAAGCCACAGGTATTGAAGATATTATCAACCTTCCTTCCAAGCGCTTTTTCAAAGTACTGGTTAACTTTGATGTGGAAGATAACAGAGATTAG
- a CDS encoding AsnC family transcriptional regulator, with protein MELSDLDKQIVKELQSGLPLVKRPFAVLARRLGISEEELFQRVQALQQAGIMRRIGAALRHHKVGFTANAMIVWQVPEEKIEEVGQMFSQLPEVTHCYQREELPHWPFNFYTMVHGRNRETCEQIAARLSQLAGISNYRLLYSVAELKKSSMKYFMD; from the coding sequence ATGGAGTTAAGTGATCTTGATAAGCAGATTGTAAAGGAACTACAATCTGGGTTACCACTGGTTAAAAGGCCCTTTGCAGTGCTGGCCCGGCGGTTGGGTATTAGCGAGGAAGAACTTTTCCAGCGGGTACAGGCTTTACAGCAGGCGGGGATTATGAGACGCATCGGTGCGGCGCTGCGTCATCATAAGGTGGGTTTTACCGCCAACGCCATGATTGTTTGGCAAGTACCAGAGGAAAAAATAGAAGAAGTGGGCCAGATGTTTTCCCAGTTACCGGAAGTAACACACTGTTATCAAAGGGAAGAACTACCTCACTGGCCCTTTAATTTCTATACTATGGTACATGGCCGCAACCGGGAGACTTGTGAACAAATTGCGGCCAGGTTATCCCAGTTGGCCGGTATAAGTAACTACCGGTTGCTATACAGTGTAGCAGAATTAAAAAAAAGCAGCATGAAATATTTCATGGATTAG
- the hemL gene encoding glutamate-1-semialdehyde 2,1-aminomutase, producing MAPSYQKSKDLFEESQLFIPGGVNSPVRAFKSVGTNPPFIAKANGARMWDVDGNEYIDYVCSWGPLILGHRHPAVIHAIQRCLERGTTYGAPTDLELTLAQMIVEALPSVEMVRMVNSGTEATMSALRLARAYTGRNKIVKFEGCYHGHHDSLLIKAGSGLLTHGVPTSPGVPDNIAGNTINARYNDLELLEQIFNEVGSDIAAVIVEPVAGNMGVVPPTKDFLSGLRNLCTKHGALLIFDEVITGFRVSYGGAQSYYNVMPDLTCLGKIIGGGLPVGAYGGRKEIMQMVSPAGPVYQAGTLSGNPLAMSAGIATLEQLQQPGVYEELDRKSALLAQGLSQAARAAGVPVSFNRVQSLQSGFFTKHPVNDFASASTSDTNRYAVFFRSMLDQGIYLAPSQFEAAFVSLAHTDSDIERTVEAAYTAYKMAAQV from the coding sequence ATGGCTCCCAGTTACCAAAAATCCAAGGATTTGTTTGAGGAGTCCCAATTGTTTATTCCGGGTGGGGTAAACAGCCCAGTCCGGGCTTTTAAATCGGTGGGGACCAACCCGCCCTTTATTGCCAAAGCCAACGGCGCCCGTATGTGGGACGTGGACGGTAATGAATATATTGACTATGTTTGTTCTTGGGGACCGCTTATTTTGGGTCACCGTCACCCAGCGGTAATTCATGCCATTCAGCGGTGTTTAGAGAGGGGTACTACCTACGGGGCTCCTACGGATCTGGAATTAACCCTGGCTCAGATGATTGTAGAAGCTCTCCCATCGGTGGAGATGGTGCGGATGGTCAACTCCGGAACCGAAGCCACCATGAGTGCCCTGCGTCTAGCCCGGGCATATACCGGCCGTAACAAGATTGTAAAGTTTGAAGGTTGTTATCACGGACACCATGACTCCCTGTTAATCAAAGCAGGCTCCGGCCTGTTGACCCACGGTGTTCCCACCAGTCCTGGGGTGCCGGATAATATTGCCGGTAACACTATCAATGCCCGCTACAACGATTTGGAACTTTTAGAGCAGATCTTTAACGAAGTGGGATCCGATATTGCCGCAGTAATTGTGGAACCGGTGGCCGGCAATATGGGTGTGGTTCCTCCCACCAAGGATTTCCTGTCAGGGCTTAGAAACTTGTGCACCAAGCATGGGGCTTTACTCATCTTTGATGAAGTAATTACCGGCTTCCGGGTTAGTTACGGGGGGGCTCAATCCTATTACAATGTGATGCCTGACTTGACCTGCCTGGGTAAGATTATCGGCGGCGGTTTACCGGTGGGGGCCTATGGCGGGCGTAAAGAAATTATGCAGATGGTTTCACCGGCGGGGCCGGTGTATCAGGCCGGTACCCTGTCTGGTAACCCCCTGGCTATGTCTGCCGGTATTGCTACACTGGAGCAACTACAGCAACCCGGTGTTTATGAAGAACTGGATCGCAAGTCAGCACTCTTAGCCCAGGGCTTAAGCCAGGCGGCCAGGGCTGCCGGTGTGCCGGTTAGTTTTAACCGTGTGCAATCCCTGCAAAGCGGTTTCTTTACCAAACACCCGGTAAATGACTTTGCCAGCGCCTCCACATCCGATACCAACCGCTACGCTGTTTTCTTTAGAAGCATGTTAGATCAAGGCATTTATCTGGCACCATCCCAGTTTGAGGCCGCCTTTGTCTCCCTGGCTCACACTGACAGCGATATTGAGCGTACGGTGGAAGCTGCCTATACCGCCTATAAAATGGCGGCCCAAGTGTAA
- a CDS encoding YbjQ family protein has protein sequence MIVTTTPTIEGKPIKQYYGLVCGEAIMGANIVRDIFASITDVVGGRSGAYEDKLAHAREIALAEMKEQAQRLGANAVVGVDLDYEVIRDGMLMVTASGTAVLI, from the coding sequence ATGATTGTTACCACCACCCCAACCATTGAAGGGAAACCTATCAAACAATACTATGGATTGGTCTGCGGTGAGGCTATTATGGGGGCCAACATAGTGCGGGACATTTTTGCCAGTATTACCGATGTAGTGGGCGGACGCAGCGGGGCCTACGAGGATAAATTGGCCCATGCCCGGGAAATTGCCTTAGCTGAGATGAAAGAACAGGCTCAGCGCCTGGGGGCCAATGCGGTGGTAGGAGTGGACCTTGATTACGAAGTGATTCGGGACGGTATGCTAATGGTCACTGCCAGCGGAACAGCTGTATTAATCTAA
- a CDS encoding chemotaxis protein CheW — MAAGQEEQLVVFQLNDQEYALPINETQEIIRMAEVTRLPNTNYYIEGIINLRGTILPVISLNRRLGLPEKEQTEDTRIIVVENKGNKVGMIVDSVLEVGRYTEDEVEPPNMIGEGVDFLKGVVKKDDQLWLLINLDTVL, encoded by the coding sequence ATGGCAGCTGGACAAGAGGAACAACTGGTGGTATTCCAGCTAAATGATCAAGAATATGCCCTCCCCATTAACGAAACCCAGGAAATAATTCGGATGGCTGAAGTCACCCGGTTGCCCAATACCAACTATTACATTGAAGGTATCATTAACCTGCGTGGTACTATCCTGCCTGTCATTAGCCTTAACCGCCGCCTTGGACTGCCTGAAAAGGAACAAACTGAGGATACTAGAATCATCGTGGTAGAGAATAAAGGAAATAAAGTAGGTATGATTGTAGATAGTGTCCTAGAGGTAGGTCGTTATACTGAAGATGAGGTTGAACCACCCAACATGATTGGGGAGGGTGTTGATTTCCTAAAGGGTGTGGTAAAAAAAGACGACCAGTTATGGTTGTTAATTAATTTGGACACTGTCCTGTAA
- a CDS encoding TM1266 family iron-only hydrogenase system putative regulator translates to MQRRIGVVGIVIEDRAKAPGINNILSNYSEIIIGRMGIPHRERELSVISLIVEGTNEEIGAMTGKLGNIKGVQVKSALSTKYWET, encoded by the coding sequence ATACAGCGCCGCATTGGTGTAGTAGGCATTGTCATTGAGGATCGAGCCAAGGCCCCGGGAATCAACAACATACTAAGTAATTATTCGGAAATCATCATCGGTCGCATGGGTATACCACACCGGGAAAGGGAACTTTCCGTTATATCCCTCATTGTGGAAGGCACCAATGAGGAAATAGGGGCCATGACCGGCAAGTTGGGTAATATCAAAGGTGTGCAGGTGAAATCAGCTCTCAGTACTAAGTATTGGGAGACTTAA
- the hydE gene encoding [FeFe] hydrogenase H-cluster radical SAM maturase HydE has translation MPLGLEFRTALAKARAGEELTKEDIIDLLKAAPGEEASQLFALADQVRQQNMGDEVHLRGIIEFSNYCCNDCYYCGLRRSNKDIKRYRIPREEVLAAAKHAAELGYGTIVLQSGEDLYYSGAELAEMVAQIKRIGNFAVTVCVGERSLADYQLMREAGADRYLLKHETADPQLFSQLRPGTTLQERLERLKWLRELGYQVGSGNMVGLPGQTMATLADDILLLKELDVEMAGIGPFIPHHQTPLRDCPPGDLNLTLKVLAVARLVLPQTHLPATTAVGTLHPRGRQMALGCGANVIMPNLSPASYRKMYAIYPEKAGSKEDPDESHHKIVSLIKEAGRAVSSGRGDSPKEKFKYFPGESTGER, from the coding sequence ATGCCCTTGGGGTTGGAGTTTAGGACAGCTCTGGCTAAGGCCAGGGCAGGTGAAGAATTAACCAAGGAAGACATCATTGACCTGCTTAAGGCGGCTCCGGGAGAGGAGGCAAGTCAATTATTTGCCCTGGCCGACCAGGTTAGACAGCAAAACATGGGTGATGAGGTACACCTGCGGGGTATTATTGAATTCTCTAATTACTGCTGTAACGATTGTTACTATTGTGGACTGCGACGCAGCAACAAAGACATTAAAAGATACCGCATCCCCCGGGAGGAAGTTCTGGCAGCAGCCAAGCATGCCGCTGAACTGGGCTACGGCACCATAGTCTTACAGTCCGGGGAAGACCTTTACTATAGTGGTGCGGAGCTGGCCGAGATGGTTGCCCAGATTAAACGAATTGGTAATTTTGCCGTTACAGTTTGTGTAGGTGAACGAAGCTTGGCAGATTACCAACTAATGAGAGAAGCCGGTGCCGATCGTTACCTGTTAAAGCATGAAACCGCTGACCCGCAATTGTTTTCTCAGTTGCGTCCCGGCACCACCTTGCAAGAACGGTTGGAGAGATTAAAGTGGTTGCGGGAACTTGGTTACCAGGTGGGTTCCGGCAATATGGTGGGGCTGCCGGGTCAAACCATGGCCACACTGGCCGATGACATTTTGCTGCTAAAGGAATTAGATGTGGAGATGGCCGGTATTGGGCCCTTTATACCACATCACCAGACTCCCTTAAGGGACTGTCCACCCGGGGATTTAAACCTTACCCTTAAGGTACTGGCAGTGGCCAGGTTGGTGCTGCCGCAAACCCATTTGCCGGCCACCACCGCGGTGGGAACATTACATCCCAGGGGGCGCCAAATGGCCCTAGGCTGTGGGGCCAATGTGATTATGCCTAATTTGTCGCCAGCCAGTTATCGAAAGATGTATGCCATCTACCCGGAGAAGGCTGGCAGTAAAGAGGATCCTGATGAGTCTCATCACAAAATTGTTTCGTTGATTAAGGAAGCGGGACGTGCCGTTAGCTCAGGCAGGGGTGACAGTCCTAAAGAAAAATTTAAATACTTTCCGGGGGAGAGTACCGGAGAAAGGTAG
- the hydG gene encoding [FeFe] hydrogenase H-cluster radical SAM maturase HydG: MAVNKAVYNNQWEPADFINEEEINRLLEEGKQATPARVREIIEKARLAKGLTPEEVAILLQNDDPELLQLMYQAAREIKLKIYGKRLVLFAPLYISDHCVNNCVYCGYRRDNKFNRRKLSQQEIEEEVKILESLGHKRLALEAGEHPGECPIDYVLECLKTIYSIKFENGSIRRCNVNIAATTIEDYKKLKEAGIGTYILFQETYHRETYKKMHPSGPKSDYDWHTTAHDRAMLAGIDDVGFGPLFGLYDYKFEVMGLMMHVRHMEERFGVGPHTISVPRLRPALGVNHDSFPYLVNDDQFLKLVAIIRLAVPYTGMIISTRESPEFRDILINHGISQISAGSCTGVGGYKREVERKRCSASGETGCGCGEEDTPQFAVSDHRTPDEVLRHICESGWLPSYCTACYRKGRTGDRFMSLAKTGEIQNVCQPNAILTFKEYLMDYASPETRKVGEEAIQKHLAEIKNPEIRRITEQRLKQIEAGVRDLYF; encoded by the coding sequence ATGGCAGTGAACAAAGCAGTTTATAACAACCAGTGGGAACCGGCTGATTTTATTAATGAAGAGGAAATCAACCGGTTGTTGGAGGAAGGTAAGCAGGCAACACCGGCCAGAGTCCGGGAGATCATTGAGAAGGCTCGCTTGGCCAAAGGATTAACCCCGGAGGAAGTGGCTATTTTACTGCAAAATGATGATCCGGAATTACTGCAGCTAATGTACCAAGCGGCCCGGGAGATTAAACTGAAAATCTATGGTAAACGGCTGGTGTTATTTGCTCCCCTGTATATCAGCGACCACTGTGTAAACAACTGTGTTTATTGTGGTTATCGCCGGGATAATAAGTTTAACCGGCGTAAGCTGAGCCAGCAAGAAATAGAGGAAGAAGTGAAGATTTTAGAGTCTTTAGGTCATAAAAGACTGGCTCTGGAAGCTGGGGAACATCCCGGGGAATGTCCCATTGATTATGTTCTGGAATGTCTGAAGACCATTTATAGTATTAAATTTGAGAACGGCAGTATCCGTCGTTGTAACGTTAATATTGCTGCCACCACCATTGAGGATTACAAAAAACTCAAAGAGGCCGGGATCGGTACCTACATCCTGTTCCAGGAGACCTACCACCGGGAGACCTATAAAAAAATGCACCCAAGCGGTCCTAAGTCAGATTATGACTGGCATACCACTGCTCACGACCGGGCCATGCTGGCGGGTATTGATGACGTAGGTTTCGGTCCTTTGTTTGGACTGTATGACTATAAATTTGAGGTTATGGGCTTGATGATGCACGTTCGTCATATGGAGGAACGATTTGGTGTAGGTCCTCACACCATTTCCGTACCAAGGCTGCGCCCGGCCCTGGGAGTAAACCATGATAGCTTTCCTTATTTGGTTAACGATGATCAATTTTTGAAATTAGTGGCCATCATCCGGCTGGCAGTTCCTTATACCGGTATGATTATATCTACCCGGGAAAGTCCCGAATTTCGTGATATATTAATTAATCACGGTATTTCCCAAATTTCCGCCGGGTCTTGCACCGGGGTAGGCGGTTATAAGAGGGAAGTAGAACGGAAGCGCTGTTCCGCCAGCGGGGAGACTGGCTGCGGTTGCGGTGAGGAGGATACCCCACAATTTGCTGTCAGTGACCATCGCACCCCTGATGAAGTTTTACGCCATATTTGTGAGTCCGGCTGGCTGCCCAGCTACTGCACCGCTTGTTATCGCAAGGGACGGACCGGTGACCGGTTCATGTCTCTGGCTAAAACAGGTGAGATTCAAAATGTTTGCCAGCCCAATGCCATTTTAACCTTTAAAGAGTACTTGATGGATTATGCCTCCCCGGAAACCAGGAAAGTTGGGGAAGAGGCCATCCAAAAACATTTAGCCGAAATTAAAAACCCTGAAATCCGTAGAATTACCGAGCAAAGGCTTAAGCAAATTGAAGCAGGTGTCAGAGACTTATATTTCTAA
- a CDS encoding GntR family transcriptional regulator translates to MLNNDVHLARYITIAADIAERIVRGEYQEGQKVFGRSTLAGKYNVSPETIRRALSLLQEVGIVQVSPGVGVVVQSLEAAQKYLEDFDQRRLLHDIHENLMHLLKERDRINQEISKLTVELMNHTLRLEARLARIEEWKVLPESKLVGQPVANSKLDGGKIIAIQRGQEEIIDPAPDTIIQSGDILTIYGSLNEGSKEGLVRV, encoded by the coding sequence TTGTTAAATAATGATGTTCATTTGGCTAGGTATATTACCATCGCCGCCGATATAGCGGAAAGGATTGTTCGGGGGGAATACCAGGAAGGGCAAAAGGTCTTTGGTCGTTCTACCTTAGCCGGTAAATATAATGTATCACCGGAAACAATTCGCCGGGCCCTCAGCCTGCTGCAAGAAGTTGGCATTGTACAGGTATCACCGGGAGTAGGGGTGGTTGTGCAATCCTTGGAGGCCGCCCAAAAGTATTTGGAAGACTTTGATCAGCGTAGGTTGTTGCATGATATTCACGAAAATCTTATGCACCTGCTTAAGGAACGTGACAGGATTAACCAAGAAATCAGTAAGTTAACGGTGGAATTGATGAACCATACGTTGCGCCTGGAAGCCCGCCTGGCCCGGATAGAAGAATGGAAAGTTCTACCTGAATCAAAACTGGTGGGTCAACCGGTAGCTAACAGCAAACTTGATGGTGGTAAGATCATAGCTATTCAACGAGGTCAAGAAGAGATTATCGACCCTGCTCCGGATACGATCATCCAAAGCGGTGATATTCTAACCATTTATGGTTCCTTAAACGAGGGCAGTAAAGAAGGTCTAGTACGGGTTTAA
- the eam gene encoding glutamate 2,3-aminomutase has translation MSVNLKQEGQWLEQEKRNVALKRARELKSRIKDYLDNKQNIPNGFEKQAAFAQAKEKILQYFGASEEQWDDWRWQMANRIKDVQVLGQLMNLSAEDMNLIDQVGQHYRWAVSPYYLALVIISGLTGPIGKQAIPSIKEIEDHSGVEDPMGEEFTSPAPAITRRYPDRLIINVTNQCAMYCRHCQRRRNIGEVDVHKPRKVLQAALDYIRENEEIRDVLITGGDALLLPDKQIDWLLTELDRIPHVEIKRIGTRTPVTMPQRITPTLCAILEKHPPIYINTQFNHPLEVTPEAKTACDRLVKAGVVLGNQAVLLKDINNHPDVMKRLNQSLLQIRVRPYYIFHAKNVKGTGHFITSVEEGIAIMDQLRGYTSGLAVPTYIINAPNGYGKTPILPQYVLDRKDNYITLRTWEKRVIRYPIDGQH, from the coding sequence GTGTCAGTTAATTTAAAGCAAGAGGGGCAGTGGTTAGAACAGGAAAAAAGGAATGTAGCCCTAAAGAGGGCAAGGGAACTGAAATCACGGATAAAGGATTATTTGGATAACAAGCAGAACATTCCTAACGGATTTGAGAAACAGGCAGCATTTGCCCAAGCTAAAGAAAAAATTCTGCAATATTTTGGGGCCAGTGAGGAACAATGGGATGATTGGCGTTGGCAGATGGCCAATAGGATCAAAGATGTCCAAGTTTTAGGCCAATTAATGAATTTATCAGCGGAGGATATGAACTTAATTGACCAAGTGGGTCAGCATTACCGCTGGGCTGTATCACCTTACTATTTGGCTCTGGTGATAATAAGCGGCCTGACTGGTCCCATAGGGAAGCAAGCCATTCCCAGTATTAAGGAGATTGAAGACCACTCTGGTGTAGAAGACCCCATGGGTGAAGAATTTACCTCGCCAGCGCCGGCCATAACCAGACGTTATCCAGACCGGCTGATTATAAATGTAACAAATCAATGTGCCATGTATTGTCGGCACTGCCAGAGAAGACGCAACATCGGTGAGGTTGATGTGCATAAGCCACGTAAAGTGTTACAAGCTGCCCTGGACTATATCAGAGAAAATGAAGAAATTCGAGATGTTTTAATTACCGGTGGGGATGCCTTACTTTTACCCGACAAGCAAATTGATTGGTTATTAACCGAGTTAGATCGTATTCCCCATGTGGAAATTAAACGGATAGGTACCCGTACCCCGGTAACCATGCCTCAGCGTATTACTCCCACCCTGTGTGCTATTTTAGAAAAACATCCGCCTATTTATATTAATACTCAATTTAATCACCCGCTAGAAGTCACCCCCGAGGCTAAAACCGCCTGTGACCGTCTGGTTAAAGCCGGGGTTGTTTTAGGAAACCAGGCTGTGCTATTAAAGGACATTAATAACCATCCGGATGTTATGAAAAGGCTAAATCAAAGCCTGTTACAAATTCGGGTCAGACCTTATTACATTTTTCATGCTAAAAATGTAAAGGGGACCGGACATTTTATTACCAGCGTAGAAGAGGGCATTGCTATTATGGATCAACTAAGGGGATATACTTCCGGATTAGCTGTTCCTACCTATATAATTAATGCACCCAACGGTTATGGTAAGACACCCATATTACCCCAGTATGTCCTGGATCGTAAGGATAATTATATTACCCTGCGAACATGGGAAAAGAGAGTAATCCGTTATCCTATAGATGGTCAACATTAA